Proteins encoded within one genomic window of Nonomuraea gerenzanensis:
- a CDS encoding FAD-dependent monooxygenase, producing MKKVLVSGASIGGPVLAYWLGRHGFDVTVVERAPAPRKGGQAVDIRGAALTVVERMGLLERIRELRTSMRGMSMVDADGNELMRSEEETLSGGRFDSPDIEIMRDDLNRVLLGASTARYLYGDSIATLGEDGEVTFDSGRHDRYDHVIGADGLHSNVRRLAFGPEQQFLHHLGTYVSIYTAENFLGLDHWQTWFNAGEAGGALFSDRDPAEMRVNLGFRSGVLDYDYRDVEQQKRLIQEHCAGVWEADRLLEAMWKADDFYFDSMAQVKMERWTKGRVALVGDAGYCASPLSGQGTSLALVGAYVLAEELGAGGADAHDRYEARMRPFVAANQALAHENPGQGAAPESVQRAANSITLA from the coding sequence ATGAAGAAGGTTCTCGTCTCCGGTGCCAGCATCGGCGGCCCCGTCCTGGCGTACTGGCTGGGGCGGCACGGGTTCGACGTGACGGTGGTCGAGCGGGCGCCGGCGCCGCGCAAGGGCGGCCAGGCGGTCGACATCAGGGGCGCGGCGCTGACCGTGGTCGAGCGGATGGGGCTGCTGGAGCGGATCCGCGAGCTGCGCACGAGCATGCGCGGCATGTCCATGGTGGACGCGGACGGCAACGAGCTGATGCGCAGCGAGGAGGAGACGCTCAGCGGCGGCCGGTTCGACAGCCCCGACATCGAGATCATGCGGGACGACCTCAACCGCGTCCTGCTGGGCGCCTCCACCGCCCGCTACCTCTACGGCGACTCCATCGCCACCCTGGGCGAGGACGGCGAGGTGACGTTCGACAGCGGCCGGCACGACCGCTACGACCACGTCATCGGCGCCGACGGCCTGCACTCCAACGTGCGCAGGCTCGCCTTCGGCCCCGAGCAGCAGTTCCTGCACCACCTCGGCACCTACGTCTCCATCTACACCGCCGAGAACTTCCTCGGCCTCGACCACTGGCAGACCTGGTTCAACGCGGGCGAGGCGGGCGGCGCGCTGTTCAGCGACCGCGACCCGGCCGAGATGCGGGTCAACCTCGGCTTCAGGTCCGGCGTGCTCGACTACGACTATCGCGACGTCGAGCAGCAGAAGCGGCTCATCCAGGAGCACTGCGCCGGGGTCTGGGAGGCGGACAGGCTGCTGGAGGCCATGTGGAAGGCCGACGACTTCTACTTCGACTCCATGGCGCAGGTGAAGATGGAGCGCTGGACCAAGGGGCGGGTCGCGCTGGTGGGCGACGCCGGTTACTGCGCCTCGCCGCTGTCCGGGCAGGGCACCAGCCTGGCGCTGGTGGGCGCGTACGTGCTCGCCGAGGAGCTCGGCGCCGGCGGCGCGGACGCCCACGACCGGTACGAGGCGCGCATGCGCCCGTT
- a CDS encoding TetR/AcrR family transcriptional regulator C-terminal domain-containing protein: protein MDTPPHARIVADIKQRVTDGRLRPGERVPSTRQLARDWNVALATAAKALTLLAREGVVVAEPRVGTVVAERPGSPARPRPGATAEHELTRRRIVRAAMEIADADGLSELTMRAVAGRLGVATMSLYRHVGGKDDLVMLMVDAAFAEFPLPARHPDGWRGRLETSARVQWAAYRAHPWMAGATPLTRPVPSQALLLHSEFVMEMLQETGLDATTRMYVMILIYSFVQGIAAHIELEQRARASTGITDEEWMSGQEEFLRDLTAANPAFGRLLDELGDFDLDLDRLFTFGLESLLDGLTRLVEPR from the coding sequence ATGGACACCCCGCCCCACGCCCGCATCGTGGCCGACATCAAGCAACGCGTCACCGACGGCCGGCTGCGCCCGGGCGAGCGCGTGCCCTCCACCAGGCAGCTCGCCAGAGACTGGAACGTCGCCCTGGCCACCGCCGCCAAGGCGCTGACGCTGCTGGCCCGCGAGGGCGTCGTGGTGGCCGAGCCGCGCGTGGGCACCGTGGTGGCCGAACGCCCCGGCAGCCCGGCCAGACCGCGCCCGGGCGCGACGGCGGAGCACGAGCTGACGAGGCGGCGCATCGTACGGGCGGCCATGGAGATCGCCGACGCGGACGGGCTGTCAGAGCTGACGATGCGCGCCGTCGCGGGGCGGCTCGGCGTGGCCACCATGTCCCTCTACCGGCACGTGGGCGGCAAGGACGACCTGGTCATGCTGATGGTGGACGCGGCGTTCGCCGAGTTCCCGCTGCCCGCGCGGCACCCCGACGGCTGGCGGGGGCGGCTGGAGACCTCGGCGCGGGTGCAGTGGGCCGCCTACCGGGCGCACCCGTGGATGGCCGGGGCCACGCCGCTGACCCGCCCGGTGCCCTCCCAGGCCCTGCTGCTGCACTCGGAGTTCGTCATGGAGATGCTGCAGGAGACCGGGCTCGACGCCACGACCAGGATGTACGTGATGATCCTGATCTACAGCTTCGTGCAGGGCATCGCCGCCCACATCGAGCTGGAGCAGCGCGCCAGGGCGAGCACCGGGATCACGGACGAGGAGTGGATGAGCGGGCAGGAGGAGTTTCTGCGCGACCTCACGGCAGCCAACCCGGCCTTCGGGCGGCTGCTCGACGAGCTGGGCGACTTCGACCTCGATCTCGACCGGCTCTTCACGTTCGGCCTGGAGTCGCTGCTCGACGGGCTGACGAGGCTGGTCGAGCCCCGCTAG
- a CDS encoding alanyl-tRNA editing protein, with product MSTDSHGRTQRLELADQSLRDFEAVVLEATPEGIVLSRSAFYPGGGGQPADHGVLIWQGVETRIVGARKGDDLYLIPAEGDPIPPVGTVVRGAVADARRSALMRTHSGLHVLCGVVFRDYGCLVTGGNMDELSARMDFNLPEVPAGFKEAVEDACNAEIVADRRIDVKVLPRSEAFAIPDIIRTATNLVPETVQDVRVVDIVGLDTQADGGTHVASTKQIGRIKVAKIESKGRGFRRLRIQISD from the coding sequence ATGAGCACCGATTCCCACGGACGCACCCAGAGATTGGAACTGGCGGACCAGAGCCTGCGCGACTTCGAGGCCGTCGTCCTGGAGGCCACGCCTGAGGGGATCGTGCTGAGCAGGTCGGCATTCTATCCGGGTGGAGGCGGCCAGCCGGCGGATCACGGCGTTCTCATCTGGCAGGGCGTGGAGACCCGCATCGTCGGGGCGCGCAAGGGCGACGACCTCTACCTGATCCCGGCCGAGGGCGACCCGATCCCGCCGGTCGGCACCGTGGTCAGGGGCGCGGTGGCCGACGCGCGGCGCTCGGCCCTCATGCGGACGCACTCCGGCCTGCACGTGCTGTGCGGGGTGGTCTTCCGCGACTACGGCTGCCTGGTCACCGGTGGCAACATGGACGAGCTCAGCGCCCGCATGGACTTCAACCTGCCCGAGGTGCCCGCAGGGTTCAAGGAGGCCGTCGAGGACGCCTGCAACGCCGAGATCGTCGCCGACCGGCGCATCGACGTGAAGGTGCTGCCCCGTTCCGAGGCGTTCGCCATCCCCGACATCATCCGCACGGCCACCAACCTGGTGCCGGAGACCGTCCAGGACGTGCGCGTCGTCGACATCGTCGGCCTCGACACCCAGGCCGACGGCGGCACGCACGTGGCCTCCACCAAGCAGATCGGGCGGATCAAGGTCGCCAAGATCGAGAGCAAGGGGCGCGGCTTCCGCCGCCTGCGCATCCAGATCTCCGACTAG
- a CDS encoding SGNH/GDSL hydrolase family protein → MRDLVRRVVVVGAVLGLPSCAFATKSPPVKEQAPVMMFVGDSFTVGSGPVPPWQTYASQTARLLGWQPIIAGAGGTGFCNEGRAGRTFQRSFEVELAWRPAPDLLVISGGHNDRRWSAERVRGAAASLLAEVRAHWPATRTVVVGPIWMGEPPKKAYGVRDAVAQAARAGKVTFLDPMRRTWPKEAILPDGVHPTLAGHEGLAAWLAAELA, encoded by the coding sequence ATGCGTGATCTGGTGAGACGCGTCGTGGTGGTCGGCGCGGTGCTGGGGCTGCCCTCGTGCGCGTTCGCGACGAAGTCGCCGCCCGTCAAGGAGCAGGCGCCGGTGATGATGTTCGTGGGTGACAGCTTCACCGTCGGGTCGGGGCCGGTGCCGCCCTGGCAGACGTACGCCTCGCAGACCGCCCGCCTGCTGGGCTGGCAGCCGATCATCGCGGGCGCGGGCGGCACCGGGTTCTGCAACGAGGGGCGGGCGGGCCGCACGTTCCAGCGCTCGTTCGAGGTGGAGCTGGCCTGGCGCCCGGCCCCCGACCTGCTGGTCATCTCGGGCGGCCACAACGACCGCCGCTGGAGCGCGGAGCGGGTGCGCGGGGCCGCGGCGAGCCTGCTGGCCGAGGTGCGCGCGCACTGGCCGGCGACCAGGACGGTGGTGGTCGGCCCCATCTGGATGGGCGAGCCGCCGAAGAAGGCGTACGGGGTGCGCGACGCGGTGGCGCAGGCGGCCAGGGCGGGGAAGGTGACCTTCCTCGACCCGATGCGCAGGACCTGGCCCAAGGAGGCGATCCTGCCCGACGGCGTGCACCCCACGCTCGCCGGGCACGAGGGCCTGGCCGCCTGGCTGGCGGCCGAGCTGGCCTGA
- a CDS encoding DUF2516 family protein — protein MDMINGVFNLLFLVLAVAILGMSIYALVHALRVPANAFVSAGKLQKNLWLLILGLATLFSAAGALSYFQAFMVVGGAQFIGIGLGLFSIAAVIAATIYIVDVKPAVKGMGGRGGNNGPYGPW, from the coding sequence ATGGACATGATCAACGGGGTCTTCAACCTCCTCTTCCTGGTGCTCGCCGTGGCCATTCTCGGCATGTCGATCTACGCGCTCGTGCACGCGCTCCGGGTGCCGGCCAACGCGTTCGTCTCGGCGGGCAAGCTGCAGAAGAACCTGTGGCTGCTGATCCTCGGCCTGGCCACGTTGTTCTCCGCCGCCGGGGCGTTGAGCTACTTCCAGGCCTTCATGGTGGTCGGCGGCGCCCAGTTCATCGGCATCGGCCTCGGGCTGTTCTCCATCGCGGCCGTCATCGCGGCCACGATCTACATCGTCGACGTCAAGCCCGCGGTCAAGGGCATGGGCGGCCGGGGCGGCAACAACGGCCCGTACGGCCCCTGGTAG
- a CDS encoding helix-turn-helix domain-containing protein has translation MALPKVGSIGEYIREQRQQAKISLRQLAAAAGVSNPYLSQIERGLRKPSAEILNQIAKGLRISSQALYVQAGLIEDREPPSDVITAIRADPLLSERQRQVLIDIYESFRKEKHAEDEQTSQNARPRSDSDSDDEPLPEEFLAALEPFAATSRNGNVTQETKEG, from the coding sequence ATGGCACTACCCAAAGTCGGCTCGATCGGTGAATACATCCGCGAGCAGCGGCAGCAGGCGAAGATCTCGCTGCGCCAGCTCGCCGCGGCGGCCGGGGTCTCCAACCCCTACCTGAGCCAGATCGAGCGCGGCCTGCGCAAGCCGAGCGCGGAGATCCTCAACCAGATCGCCAAAGGTCTGCGCATCTCCTCGCAGGCGCTCTACGTGCAGGCGGGCCTCATCGAGGACCGCGAGCCGCCCAGCGACGTGATCACCGCCATCAGGGCCGACCCGCTGCTCAGCGAACGGCAACGCCAGGTGCTGATCGACATCTACGAGTCGTTTCGCAAGGAGAAGCACGCCGAGGACGAGCAGACCTCCCAGAATGCCCGCCCCCGGAGTGACTCCGATTCGGACGACGAGCCGCTGCCCGAGGAGTTTCTCGCCGCTCTTGAGCCCTTCGCGGCGACCTCACGCAACGGCAACGTCACCCAGGAAACCAAGGAAGGTTAA
- a CDS encoding M56 family metallopeptidase codes for MITAAALAALATACAVGSWRFTTARWTSRAPRLAIILWQSLGVCWGLATTGAMLAFAVQPYDVGVLPGLFAFAQGRTPPQAWDALHVLALIAGLTALAVLVAVLLTAGVQALRARRRHRMLLALISHDDPGVPGVRVLAHPSAAAYCVPGLRSQVVVSEGALKLLSEDELAAVLAHEAAHVRERHDLVLLPFAALRRALPWSKVVADAQAQVELLVEMAADDRARRYCSPRRLATALLRFGTAGAMPTPHGMLGVHVHNVMARVDRLIKPAPELAASVRYGFVALSVTLVTAAPFLWVIQL; via the coding sequence GTGATCACGGCAGCGGCGCTGGCAGCGCTCGCCACGGCGTGCGCGGTTGGCTCCTGGCGTTTCACCACGGCCCGGTGGACCTCGCGCGCTCCCCGGCTGGCCATCATTCTCTGGCAGTCCCTCGGCGTGTGCTGGGGCCTGGCCACCACGGGCGCGATGCTCGCCTTCGCCGTGCAGCCGTACGACGTGGGGGTCCTGCCCGGCCTGTTCGCGTTCGCGCAGGGCCGGACGCCGCCGCAGGCGTGGGACGCGCTGCACGTGCTGGCCCTGATCGCGGGGCTCACCGCGCTGGCCGTGCTGGTCGCGGTGCTGCTCACCGCGGGCGTGCAGGCGTTGCGGGCCCGGCGCAGGCACCGCATGCTGCTGGCGCTGATCTCCCACGACGACCCGGGCGTGCCCGGCGTGCGGGTGCTGGCCCACCCCAGCGCCGCCGCCTACTGCGTGCCGGGGCTGCGCTCGCAGGTCGTGGTCAGCGAGGGCGCGCTCAAGCTGCTGTCGGAGGACGAGCTGGCCGCCGTGCTGGCGCACGAGGCCGCGCACGTCCGCGAGCGCCACGACCTGGTGCTGCTGCCGTTCGCCGCGCTGCGCAGGGCGCTGCCCTGGTCGAAGGTGGTGGCCGACGCCCAGGCGCAGGTCGAGCTGCTGGTCGAGATGGCGGCCGACGACCGGGCCCGCCGCTACTGCTCGCCGCGGCGGCTGGCGACGGCGCTGCTCAGGTTCGGCACGGCGGGTGCCATGCCGACGCCGCACGGCATGCTGGGGGTGCACGTCCACAACGTCATGGCCAGGGTCGACCGCCTGATCAAGCCGGCTCCCGAGCTGGCCGCTTCGGTGCGCTACGGGTTCGTCGCACTTTCTGTGACCTTGGTCACCGCCGCACCCTTCCTGTGGGTTATCCAGCTCTGA
- a CDS encoding BlaI/MecI/CopY family transcriptional regulator, which yields MKGLGELERSIMDILWAESNALTAREVGRLIADRDLAPTTVMTVLDRLTRKGFLERTRDGRAWRYQPAESRDAYIAELMLEALDLTGDRSAALTRFAQAVSGTEAEILRRALTELEEE from the coding sequence GTGAAGGGTCTTGGCGAGCTCGAACGAAGCATCATGGACATCCTCTGGGCGGAGAGCAACGCGCTCACCGCCCGCGAGGTCGGCAGGTTGATCGCCGACCGCGACCTGGCCCCCACCACGGTCATGACCGTTCTCGACCGCCTCACCCGCAAGGGCTTCCTGGAGCGCACCCGCGACGGGCGCGCCTGGCGCTATCAACCGGCGGAAAGCCGCGACGCCTACATCGCTGAGCTTATGCTGGAGGCGTTGGACCTGACGGGCGACCGCTCGGCCGCCCTGACCCGCTTCGCCCAGGCCGTGTCGGGCACGGAGGCGGAGATTCTGCGCAGAGCCCTTACGGAGCTGGAGGAAGAGTGA